Genomic DNA from Salvia miltiorrhiza cultivar Shanhuang (shh) chromosome 1, IMPLAD_Smil_shh, whole genome shotgun sequence:
ATTTGGCCCATTAACCCACTAGCCCTAAATAATTGGGCCCAAGCCCCTATTACACGAGCTTCGCTCCTTCGTCGAACCGAGAGTCGAGCTGCGCTGCTGTAGTAATTCCTATAGCCTtgtttagcacagcgctggtgcatatttcagtcctcatcaagACTGCACTTCATCGTCACAATTAGATCAATCAATGATTAAgctaaagaagaaaagaagatcATGATGAAGATATGAAGCCAGAGCAGCAGGAGAAGTAGCAGGAGAATGACCTTTTGGCCGAACTTTGGCAATTTGCTCCCACttatctttatcactttagcaTCCAAACCAATTTACTTTCAGTTATTTTATTTCCGCACGAAcaatttattgctttctagtatTTCAATCGGTAGCAAGGAATAAGGCTAAGGCAGTTTGCCTTAGGTACTCTTTTAATCCAAGGAATTTCCGTTTTGCTATTTGATGTGTTTATTTCATTTCGCATTTATGTCTTtcattatgtgtgagtagttctcTTGGTGAGATTTAAGAGAAGGAAATGATTATTTTCGATATTGTAAACGTTCGGGAAGCTATTGTGCATTCAGGTGAGTCCAGTGGTTCCGAAAAGATCTATGCCGAATTGTGGACAATAGTGGCCTATCGgatgatctccgttcggtaaaaggctgtccatgtcaagcaaaggtCAAGGTATACCAGGgtgtgacaaccggtatacctacgaccgagtagctgagcagcatCAACAAAAGgtgttgtagatccggaaggcatggaaaggattgatgggatacactatCCTTCCTTGGCCTTGTGCTTCTCTAGCAATATCAAACAAGGAAAGCGCCTACTGTGCCTTAAGCATATCAATGACCGGTCGGTTCTCAGCCAGAAATGTATATCCCGGGAGATGTGTTTGCTGAACGTACAGAGCCGAGGACCTTgagagagaaggttggtgaagGTCATACTTGGTGGATAACAGGTATGACTACTACCTAAGGAAAAGTAAAGCACTCtattgtgaccggggaatgtgtgaccttcggaccaagtgactacaagGGACTCAACCATCCCAAGTGTGATGTGTAATCTCTTGAAACGCTCCAATGTCTTTGGACCACTCTTTGAGATTATACGGTGCATGGACGGATCTTTAGTATGCCTATAACCGAACACAATATCGACAATAGTCAGGACCTAACTCAAATCTTACCGCCTTGTTATATTTTATCTTTGTTTAGTTTATTTGCGCAAGTTTACACAGGtagagaattgtgacacctcaatTTGTACACTGAGAataaagtggttcctcacttctcgtgggattcgaccctacacttgctACTAAGACTAGCCCATCAGTTGTGGGTATatgagcgtgtactgtccgtctggggcatacacaagtattttgatcaTACCAtacgacgggtgcgtgtcatGTGTTCAGGCCGCTGGGGGGGTAGAAATTATGGTTTGGGGGAGGGAAAAGGGAACGACAGGTTTAGGGGAGGGGTGAgggattttttattattataaatatttagtttttaagtgtaatttttaattttcaagtgTCAATTTTTTAGTGCAAGTGTCATTTCTGTTCGCCACAATATTATTTTCGACGACCACATCAGAGAAAAATGATAACTGGACATAAATTAGAACAAAAATGAAAGATTATGGATCCTtagaggaaaaaaataaataaataagtgcAATTCTCGGATTCAATAAAACATCTTGGATTTATAGGAAATTGGCCcttattaaaatctgtgtcctCCAAATCACGCTACAATTTTGGcggatggagagagtatatcATAAAAAGAAGTTGGATCTCAAATGGTCTACCGATATATACAAAATATAAAGACCTCGGTGGATCCCTCTTGTTCCTGTTGAGTCCCTTTCATTTCGGAAGCTGTTTTTATTTctatatctcattaattattagttaactaatttaattaaaacttatttaataattttaaataaaaattaaatttttttaaaattatttttattctaagaAAGAGCTCATGGTGAGGGAGAGCTCACACAAAttctttttaaatataaaataatgcaAGATTAAAGTAGTGTATCTTAAaatattactccttccgtcttattactttttttttaaagcaagCACTGGAAGGGTGAGGGGTTAGGCAGACCCCCAACTTGTGAATAAAGCATGAACCACTATCCCATACATGATGCTGCCCAAAAGTGACAACGCCCAGCGAAATCTACATGGAAAAGAAGAGATATCATGAACTAAAAACATAGATAAATGTAACCCAAAAATGACTACATCCAAAAGACAAAGGAAGCAACATAAAAAAGGAAGCAAACCAGCACAAACTAACTATCATCATGAAATCAGAATGTAAAGTTAGGATAAACGAGTTGGTCCATCCTAATCAGATCAAGAAAATAACGTGGACCAAAAAAACAGTCGAAAATAGTTAACTCCTGGGCTGATATCCTCATCTAATCGCCATAAAGTTAGCAGGTCGATTTACCTCGCGATGGATGTGAGTGAAACGGACCCGCCCATGCAAGATAAGCTATCGGATCGAGGAAACTGTATGTCGAATACTAGCAGGTCTGTGACGCTCAGCAGACATGAACAAATCGATCACTGCAACATCCAACTCAACCCAAATATGAGCTGGGAAAGTACCAGTCATCCATTAGCACCACGCTGCGTCTATGAGTCGTAAGAATCATCTGTATTCAGTACGGAGaataagaaatatttaattagtagataaagtgagttgatggagagagaaaaataaaattagaatttgtaaaaataagtagagagagagagagagagagtgtaagTAGTGGgtctattaattaaataattttttaattatatttatcaaaaaaatgaatgaaatatttataatcTTATTATAAAAACAGAGACTTTTATAATGGGACAGGGGAAGTACATGATACGAATCGTCTAATAATGGGTCGGGAGAACTATTGTAATCCGGATTACAATAGTTCAAGTCAGTAATTAGTTTTGATCGCCTAATGCCCTAATCTTATTGTACCTAGTTTCTTTTCCATGTTAGAAGTACCTTTTctaatatctttttttttttgagtaggtcttgggtgaggttgacctcatagcatgagacgggtcgggtcgggtcggggggtgcgggtcgggtcgggtttgGATGCGGGTCTGGGATAAAGTACACATtatcattaataaaagtaacaattattgtgaacaaatgtaataatttaaaaacattacatttcttcatgtcaataattacttttcattataataacaattactttgaataacagagaaaataaatagaatatagaaaaaaaaattaaataataatttaagtaatcattatcttgaggaaaagtaactattgatatgatgaaataatcaaataataattcaaataatcattgtcttgaggaaaagtaactattgatatgatgaaatgtaatgtttctaaattattacattcgttcacaataattattacttttattaatgagaACGTGTACTTTATTTCTGGTATCTCAGACCCGCGCCCAAAACCCACCCGACCCGTCAAACCCGcgccccgacccgacccgacccgacccgtctcatggtatgaggttgacctcacccaagtttttgtgctttttcttttctttttctgaaCTAAATCTAATCTTGTTTGTTAACCATTTACTATGAATTATCCAAGATCCACTTATTTCTACATCACACATTTTTGCCTATTCTAGCGTAACTCAAAATACTGAACAGCATAGAGAAATTATCGGTTTGAACGTGAAAAATCAATCATACAAACAATTTGCCAGAAATAGAAACAAAAACGGATTTTACGCAGACGATCGCATATATAAACCTGATGCATTACACACAAtacaaaataacaataaaataatagaaCAAATAAAGTAGAATAAAATTTCGTGAATAAGAATATATATGGCTAATTCTCTGCATATGATGGGTTCCCTGGTCTTAGGCATAAGCTGTTTGATCATCATCAATGCCATCGCCGCCGCTGGCGAACAACGCCGCCTCTTGCAGACTGAGACTGTTTACGACATCACCAAATACGGCGCCAAGGGCGATGGCTCCACCGATGATGCAATGGTaaatatttcaataaattatttatatttacatcTAGGAATGCATAACATATAATTTGCATTTGGTGTGTGGCAGTCGTTGATTCAGGCATGGAGGGCGGGATGCGACGGCTCGGCACCGGCAAAGATCGTTGTGCCGCCGGGCAAATTCATGATGGGGGAGGTGGTCCTAACCGGGCCATGCAAGGCGCCACCACCGGTGCTCATCGACATTCAGGGCACCATCTTAGCCAATCCCGACCCGAGCTCCTACTCCAACATGATGTGGATCTTGATCGAGCACGTCAACAACGTCAAGATCAGCGGCGGAGGCACCCTCGACGCCCAAGGAACTAACGCATGGAAGTACGCCAAGGAAGACCAGCACATGCCCGTCGTAAGTTTCTTACTATCatatcatctcatctcatgtgTAGtgtaaaacttaattaaatcaTTCCTACTATTACCATAGAGCTTCACTTTCCAATCGTCGCTAAACGGGGATATTAGCAACCTGAAATTTCTCAACGCCATGGGCTTCCACAGCAAGTTGATCGACAGCGAGAACATCAAGGTCACCAAAATGACCATCACCGCTCCCGAGGAAAGCCCCAACACCGACGGAATCCACCTCAGCAACGCCACGAATGTTGAGATCACCGACACCGTCATCGGGACCGGAGACGACTGCATCTCCATCGGCACCGGCAGCAAAAACATCCTCGTCAAAAATGTCAAATGCGGCCCCGGACACGGACTCGCGTGAGCACGTGCTATATTATATTACgttaattaatttcatatatacttgtatttcaaatttaatttaattccccACACAATAGCGTCGGGAGCTTGGGGAAGCGGCCCGACGAGCTGAGCGTGGGGAACATAACCTTCTCCGGCTGCACCGTCACCGGCACAACCAACGGCGCCCGAATCAAGAGCTACCACAAGTCGCCGGTGTTGACCGCCACCAACATCGTCTTCGAAGATTTGACCATGGATAATGTCAAGAACCCAATCATCATCGATCAACATTACTTCTCCAAGACTACTCCCGAGGTAAATCAAAactaaagaaaagaaaatatagataaaagAATCCCACATGATTATTGATATATTTGTGTTTTTTGTGTAGCAATCGAACGTCAAGATTAGTGATGTCCACTTCAGGAGAATCAAGGGCACCACAATCTCGGAGATTCCGATAATGCTTAACTGCAGCCTAAAGGTCCCTTGCGAAAACATCGAATTGGCCGACATTGATTTGAAGCCTGTGGGCCCCGCCAAGTCCGTTGCATCTGCATGTCAAGCCGCCGTCGGCATTAAAGTTTCCGGTACCGTCAACCCTCCCCCTCCCAAATGttgagatttttttatttattgtaatttatttcttttattttttcttgaGAAGTGATGATGGTGCACAAGTAAGTAGCACCGTGGGCTCTGGTTTGCTATTGACAGTTTTATCATTGTATTATTTAAGTGTATATTTGCGATGCTATACGTACATGATATTATTATTGTACATATAGCGGCGCGCGGATGGAGTAATTGCATGTAGTAGAGAAATTGTGCAATTCTTATGAATAAATCCAAAGTTTTTGCTTATAATTgcagtttcttttttttttttttcttttgataagATAATTGCAGTTTCTTGTGATTTAATTACGTACATATATTGTTTTAATGAATTTATGTCTATTCTTTATAACTTTTTAAGCTCAATTCATTTCCTTTTAGTTTGGATATATAGTCTCCATATCCCTAATTGTGAGATTAGTTGTTCGCTACTTTCTTAATACACCGAGTATGGATACAATTGTATATAAAAGCAAGTAAGGTCGTATTTTACAgatattgattataattaattactatCCTAAATTATCTTTCTCTACAATCTCAGGATCAAAATCTACAAGaggcactacaaaaaaaaagttttttagcgacggaaaattccgtcgctaaaCCTGAAAATTCCGTAGTTAAATTCTATTAGCGACGGAATCACAACGAAAATTTTCCGAATCTAGAATCATGGTCGCTAAATTATTAACGACGAAAAATAGTTCTGTCGTTAGATTTAACGACGGAATTagcgacggaatattccgtcgctAAACCTTAGTTACCATCTATCTATTATACTAAAGGAGAGTTGCATCTCTAAAAATTTCCCGCCAAAATTGCATGCAAACCCATGCAGACACTAACTCTTCACACGCATAAAGGAGATATACATGCTCATTTGCTCtattaattagtaataattACACTCACTAACTCTTCACAAGCATGCAGCCAACTATCACATTTCCCAAACAAAGTCATTATTTCAGATTATTACCTGTTTTAGCGTGCCAATATTAAAAGTGGTCTGTATCTGCAAAAGTATTCTTAAAGCctattcttaaaaaaataagtacaatatagagaatataataaaataactaaatcctatttttatttaaaaaataaataaaataaatcaagattctCCTTATTATGTTAGTGTGTgggcagccacattgtggctgcatagatttattgtattTTTGATAGCATTAACAAACATCTAAAACTGTGAACCATGCAAAAACTCTATTGTCACAAACAAGAACACCAGCCAATTTCTGCCCCCGTAAAAGTCAATTAGGCATTACCTAACGCATTGGATATTATTCCtatattcatttaattttagCAAAGAAAGATAAAAGAACAATTTCAGCATATTACTCAAATCATGGTATAGTGTATAACCAATTTAGAAATGGAGACCTATAGTGCGAATAATAGGAAAAATTAAAGCAACTTGAAAAAAATaggtaaatttaaataaaaaaattaatagacaTTACAGATAAATAGTTTGGGACTTTTTTTTACTGTACCTCCAATCTAATACTAATATCCATTTAAATATAGATGTATATGTATTTCTCGAAATTCACAATTTATATtagatatttatatttataattatatgtattgtttttttttttggggccgTAGATGATTTGATTCATCAGCCATTTAAATTGCCGTGTATTAGTGTGTCGATAAGTCAACGTGGAGCACCttttagatatataactaaTGGTAATTTCTCATtacattatatatttatatatatatatatatatatatatatatatatacaccctATGCACTTAACTAAATTTGTTgtaatctatatatctatatctatatattatactaAAGCAAAGTGGTGGAGGAATTTTTCCCACCTAAAACTCTTTCTCCCATGCAATGATATTTTATTTCCTttccaaaaaaataatactctcattatttacattaagtatttttatattattttttataaaattatgctaaaataagtcaataattacATGTCTCTTCAACTTCTCTCCAATCAGAGCATCTCCAACCATGGGATGCATTGGAGATGCAtcccaaaaataattattggggGGTTTAATTTAAGGAAGGTGATTGAAGGAGAGAGGAGAGTTGGTTTTACCACCTCTAACACGTAAGAGTGAGAGAGGAGATTAGTTTTGTTTTCTtctcttttgcttttcttttgttttttttttttatttcatctttttagtttgtaatttatattcatttttttccttcattttatttcattttttaatgtaattttttattttatttttattgtgttgccaatttaatttatttaatttcttaaatttaaattgacttttgtgttttatgtttttatttttaaaaaaatatttattatttgctatatatttataaaataataaatttatatactttataaacaataaatatgaaatttaaattaaatgtgaATAAATATTAAGTGAGTTAAAAATTGATGAAATGGGGTCTAGAATGACGTCAGCAAAAATCTGAATTAAGTAGCTATTGTTGAgggtgaaaataaagaaggagAATATGGTGACGTGTCTTCGAAGATGTCAGCAAAAACCTGTAAATGAGGATGTTTTACTGGAGATGATCTTATACATTTCCAACAATCTTAACATCCCTTTAGTTTTCCTATGAAATTCCCAACATTAATTTTTCAGCCGATTCATTTTTCATGTTAATTTCATAAACATGATACACAACTATTgtttaatgaaataaatat
This window encodes:
- the LOC131007295 gene encoding exopolygalacturonase clone GBGE184-like; this translates as MANSLHMMGSLVLGISCLIIINAIAAAGEQRRLLQTETVYDITKYGAKGDGSTDDAMSLIQAWRAGCDGSAPAKIVVPPGKFMMGEVVLTGPCKAPPPVLIDIQGTILANPDPSSYSNMMWILIEHVNNVKISGGGTLDAQGTNAWKYAKEDQHMPVSFTFQSSLNGDISNLKFLNAMGFHSKLIDSENIKVTKMTITAPEESPNTDGIHLSNATNVEITDTVIGTGDDCISIGTGSKNILVKNVKCGPGHGLAVGSLGKRPDELSVGNITFSGCTVTGTTNGARIKSYHKSPVLTATNIVFEDLTMDNVKNPIIIDQHYFSKTTPEQSNVKISDVHFRRIKGTTISEIPIMLNCSLKVPCENIELADIDLKPVGPAKSVASACQAAVGIKVSGTVNPPPPKC